In Microbacterium foliorum, the following proteins share a genomic window:
- a CDS encoding spermidine/putrescine ABC transporter substrate-binding protein, whose protein sequence is MERSLETQVDQAVEAWLRWVPRWEPATHRGRVAPCRRCLGSPILSAAGIGSNTPHGVQHGLSTRIKTIVDHAVAEYTARNLPMLQRELDQQAARNRARSYRPADGLDPEFDGLPLDPEPIPGAPFLFTIAGMADEAVADLPPLPPLSDEAKVALRQEVALADEYANMVGREICGILLRHRIYIQAAISQHVEPQIEALLAELTDSLDSPFDADQS, encoded by the coding sequence GTGGAGCGCTCGTTGGAGACGCAGGTCGACCAGGCCGTCGAGGCCTGGTTGCGCTGGGTGCCGCGCTGGGAGCCGGCGACCCATCGTGGTCGTGTCGCGCCCTGTCGACGCTGCCTGGGGTCGCCGATCCTGTCTGCGGCGGGTATCGGCTCGAACACACCGCACGGCGTGCAGCACGGACTCTCGACGCGCATCAAGACGATCGTCGATCACGCCGTGGCCGAGTACACCGCCAGGAACCTGCCGATGCTGCAGCGTGAACTCGACCAGCAGGCCGCACGCAACCGGGCGCGCAGCTATCGCCCGGCCGACGGTCTGGATCCCGAGTTCGACGGGCTGCCGCTGGACCCCGAGCCGATTCCGGGCGCACCGTTCCTCTTCACGATCGCCGGCATGGCCGATGAGGCCGTCGCCGACCTGCCGCCCCTGCCCCCGCTGAGCGATGAGGCCAAGGTCGCGCTGCGGCAGGAGGTCGCCCTCGCCGACGAGTACGCCAACATGGTCGGCCGCGAGATCTGCGGCATCCTGCTGCGCCACCGCATCTACATCCAGGCAGCGATCTCGCAGCACGTCGAACCGCAGATCGAGGCTCTGCTGGCCGAGCTCACCGACTCGCTCGATTCCCCGTTCGACGCCGACCAGTCGTAG